One window of the Amycolatopsis mediterranei genome contains the following:
- a CDS encoding serine hydrolase domain-containing protein yields MSAPFGDLAANHGFSGVVLVNRGDETLVSEAYGYAHLAHGVENTIDTRFAIASGTKGFTALVVIGLIAEGRLALSTTAREVLGDDLPLIDDRVTVEHLLTHTSGIGDYCDEEADPPPPPTPLLATSADYLAALDGYPQVSPPGTEFRYHNGAFAVLGLIAERIARIPFADLVRLRVTEPAGMTDTAFLRSDALPARTATGYLEDGRTNVFSLPVVGFADGGIYSSAPDFRKFWPALLDGRIVPREWVARMLRPHAAGYGLGFWLPRPGVVHLDGGDHGVTFWSTHEPASGLTATLISNNHRGGGPLLRWLDEFLTKA; encoded by the coding sequence ATGAGCGCGCCCTTCGGCGACTTGGCCGCGAACCACGGTTTCTCCGGCGTCGTCCTGGTGAACCGGGGTGACGAGACGCTGGTCTCGGAGGCGTACGGGTACGCGCACCTCGCCCACGGCGTCGAGAACACGATCGACACGCGGTTCGCCATCGCCAGTGGCACCAAGGGGTTCACCGCTCTGGTCGTCATCGGCCTGATCGCCGAGGGGAGGCTGGCGCTTTCGACGACCGCGCGCGAGGTCCTCGGCGACGACCTGCCGCTGATCGACGACCGCGTCACCGTCGAGCACCTGCTGACGCACACCTCCGGCATCGGCGACTACTGCGACGAAGAGGCGGATCCACCGCCACCACCGACTCCGCTCCTCGCCACGTCGGCCGACTACCTCGCCGCCCTCGACGGGTACCCGCAGGTTTCTCCGCCCGGCACGGAGTTCCGCTACCACAACGGCGCCTTCGCCGTGCTCGGCCTGATCGCCGAACGGATCGCGCGCATACCTTTCGCCGACCTCGTCCGGCTCCGGGTGACCGAGCCGGCGGGCATGACGGACACGGCGTTCCTCCGCTCGGACGCGCTGCCCGCCCGGACGGCCACCGGCTACCTGGAAGACGGCCGCACCAACGTGTTCAGCCTCCCCGTAGTGGGCTTCGCCGACGGCGGGATCTACAGCTCCGCCCCGGACTTCCGGAAGTTCTGGCCCGCGCTGCTCGACGGCCGGATCGTGCCGCGCGAGTGGGTGGCCCGGATGCTCCGCCCGCACGCGGCGGGCTACGGGCTCGGCTTCTGGCTGCCGCGGCCGGGGGTGGTGCACCTGGACGGCGGCGACCACGGCGTCACGTTCTGGAGCACGCACGAGCCGGCGTCCGGGCTCACCGCGACGCTGATCTCGAACAACCACCGAGGTGGCGGGCCCCTCCTGAGGTGGCTGGACGAGTTCTTGACGAAGGCTTGA
- a CDS encoding transglycosylase SLT domain-containing protein, which translates to MGLNPGGAGTPDNWDAFMKKVDQVEKVDLEKISAAATQFREAGKNAGDHNASLKNSTDALNGSVWGGPAADQFFQYVRQVRDAGTKVQTHLEDVAKDLDDLAKSLDQIKKNVGDKQLAAEKAVNERNATAETQINNALAAAKKAHDEGKPGPSPSAEEILATAKTDIHNITAGFDGDVTGLQTQADTAIKASQQLMSQQIEGGYDQVPLPSSSAAAPKSTGGIHSNGASHGGGGGGGGGGGGGGGGGLGPSGGPPSSPPPGNVQQWIQEAMKALQAAGIPVTDADIPKIWAIIQHESGGNPNAINNWDSNAAAGHPSKGLMQCIDSTFNAHKLPGHDNIYDPVDNIIAGVRYSFDRYGGLDNVPGIKAMAHGGAYRGY; encoded by the coding sequence GTGGGTTTGAACCCGGGCGGCGCCGGAACGCCGGACAATTGGGACGCCTTCATGAAGAAGGTCGACCAGGTCGAAAAGGTGGACCTGGAAAAGATCTCGGCGGCGGCAACGCAGTTCCGCGAGGCGGGCAAGAACGCCGGCGACCACAACGCGTCCCTGAAGAATTCGACCGACGCGCTCAACGGCAGCGTGTGGGGCGGCCCCGCGGCCGACCAGTTCTTCCAGTACGTCCGCCAGGTCCGCGACGCCGGGACCAAGGTGCAGACCCACCTCGAGGACGTCGCCAAGGACCTCGACGACCTCGCGAAGTCCCTCGACCAGATCAAGAAGAACGTCGGGGACAAGCAGCTCGCCGCGGAAAAGGCGGTCAACGAGCGCAACGCCACGGCCGAAACCCAGATCAACAACGCCTTGGCCGCGGCGAAGAAGGCGCACGACGAAGGCAAGCCGGGCCCCAGCCCCAGCGCCGAGGAGATCCTGGCCACCGCCAAGACGGACATCCACAACATCACCGCCGGCTTCGACGGCGACGTGACCGGCCTGCAAACCCAGGCCGACACGGCGATCAAGGCGTCGCAGCAGCTGATGTCCCAGCAGATCGAGGGCGGCTACGACCAGGTCCCCCTGCCGAGCAGCTCCGCCGCGGCCCCCAAGAGCACGGGCGGCATCCACAGCAACGGCGCCTCCCACGGCGGCGGCGGTGGTGGTGGTGGCGGTGGGGGTGGCGGCGGCGGTGGTGGCCTCGGCCCGAGCGGCGGCCCGCCTTCTTCGCCGCCGCCGGGGAACGTCCAGCAGTGGATCCAGGAAGCCATGAAGGCGCTGCAGGCCGCGGGCATCCCGGTGACGGACGCGGACATCCCCAAGATCTGGGCGATCATCCAGCACGAGTCGGGCGGAAACCCGAACGCCATCAACAACTGGGATTCGAACGCCGCCGCGGGGCACCCGTCCAAGGGGCTCATGCAGTGCATCGACTCGACGTTCAACGCCCACAAGCTGCCCGGGCACGACAACATCTACGACCCGGTCGACAACATCATCGCCGGCGTCCGGTACTCCTTCGACCGGTACGGCGGCCTCGACAACGTGCCCGGCATCAAGGCCATGGCCCACGGTGGTGCCTACCGCGGCTACTAG
- a CDS encoding glycerophosphodiester phosphodiesterase: MKRKRVGLLALAGLALLSVTGVAAGSASAAESGSADAAARGRGHHDPVIIGHRGAPGYRPEHTLASYELAYRMGVNWVDVDLVPTKDGQLVARHEPEIGGTTDVAKHPEFANRKKTVVLDGVTTTGWFTQDFTLAELKTLRAVERIPQNRPHNTLYNGRYQIASYQEVLDLTQRLGRELHRTLGTYPEVKHSTFFQSIGNPTEPKLVAILKRNGLDRPDAPAIIQSFEVSNLIALHKQVRTPLLQLTSATGAPADFVANGDKRTYADLVTPQGLREVAKYAKYFGPDKAQIIPRDKNDNLGTPTALVADAHQAGLKVQPYTFRNENPFLPANLRSSAEPDAYGDVFTEEEAFFKAGVDGFFADQPDTALESLHTFLGR, from the coding sequence ATGAAGCGCAAACGTGTCGGTCTCCTGGCACTGGCCGGGCTGGCGTTGCTGAGCGTCACCGGCGTCGCGGCGGGGTCGGCGAGTGCCGCCGAGAGCGGGTCCGCCGATGCGGCCGCGCGCGGACGGGGCCACCATGACCCCGTGATCATCGGACACCGCGGCGCGCCCGGGTACCGGCCGGAGCACACCCTCGCCTCCTACGAGCTCGCCTACCGGATGGGCGTCAACTGGGTCGACGTCGACCTCGTGCCCACCAAGGACGGCCAGCTGGTCGCCCGGCACGAACCCGAGATCGGCGGCACCACCGACGTCGCGAAGCACCCGGAGTTCGCGAACCGGAAGAAGACCGTCGTGCTCGACGGGGTCACCACGACCGGGTGGTTCACCCAGGACTTCACGCTGGCCGAGCTGAAAACGCTGCGCGCGGTCGAGCGGATCCCGCAGAACCGGCCGCACAACACGCTGTACAACGGCCGCTACCAGATCGCCTCCTACCAGGAGGTCCTCGACCTGACCCAGCGCCTCGGCCGCGAGCTGCACCGGACGCTGGGCACCTACCCCGAGGTCAAGCACTCGACGTTCTTCCAGTCCATCGGCAACCCGACCGAGCCGAAGCTGGTCGCGATCCTGAAGCGCAACGGCCTCGACCGGCCGGACGCGCCCGCGATCATCCAGTCGTTCGAGGTGTCGAACCTGATCGCGCTGCACAAGCAGGTCCGGACGCCGCTGCTGCAGCTGACCTCGGCCACCGGCGCCCCGGCGGACTTCGTCGCGAACGGCGACAAGCGGACGTACGCGGACCTCGTCACCCCGCAGGGGCTGCGCGAAGTCGCGAAGTACGCGAAGTACTTCGGGCCGGACAAGGCGCAGATCATCCCGCGGGACAAGAACGACAACCTGGGCACGCCGACCGCGCTCGTCGCGGACGCGCACCAGGCCGGCCTGAAGGTGCAGCCGTACACGTTCCGGAACGAGAACCCGTTCCTGCCCGCGAACCTGCGCTCGTCGGCCGAGCCGGACGCCTACGGTGACGTCTTCACCGAGGAGGAGGCGTTCTTCAAGGCCGGCGTCGACGGCTTCTTCGCCGACCAGCCGGACACCGCGCTGGAGTCGCTGCACACGTTCCTCGGCCGGTAA
- a CDS encoding pyridoxal phosphate-dependent aminotransferase, with protein sequence MADLGVFAGPALRAGVPPFHVMDVLSAAGARQRSHGDLVSLAAGQPSAPAPKPVLEAAQEALQKSTLGYTEQLGIPELREAVAGHYRQRYDVDVQAHDVVLTTGSSGGFLLAFLSAFDPGAKVAMARPGYPAYRNLLSVLGCEVVEFATTAETNFQPTVALLDELGPIDGLIVASPSNPTGTVLPPGELAAITGWCSSHGVQLISDEIYHGISYGAELDCAWQYGREPIVLGSFSKYFAMTGWRLGWMLAPQRLHRAIDVLTGNFTICPPAVSQYAALAAFTPEAYAEADAHVEHYRANRDRLFAGLQRIGLDKLAPADGAFYAYADVSAYTEDSLSWCQRLLADTGLAITPGVDFDPVDGGKYVRFSFAGSAADIDEGVRRLGAWLARGNPE encoded by the coding sequence ATGGCCGACCTCGGAGTTTTCGCCGGGCCCGCGCTGCGGGCCGGTGTGCCGCCCTTCCACGTCATGGACGTCCTCTCCGCGGCCGGGGCCCGGCAGCGCAGTCACGGCGATCTCGTGTCGCTCGCCGCCGGGCAGCCGTCCGCGCCCGCGCCGAAGCCGGTGCTCGAGGCCGCCCAGGAGGCGCTTCAGAAGAGCACCCTCGGCTACACCGAGCAGCTCGGCATCCCCGAGCTGCGCGAGGCGGTCGCCGGGCACTACCGGCAGCGGTACGACGTCGACGTCCAAGCCCACGACGTCGTCCTGACCACCGGCTCCTCGGGTGGCTTCCTGCTCGCCTTCCTCAGCGCCTTCGACCCCGGCGCCAAGGTCGCCATGGCGCGCCCCGGCTACCCCGCCTACCGCAACCTGCTGTCCGTCCTGGGCTGCGAGGTCGTCGAGTTCGCCACCACCGCCGAGACGAACTTCCAGCCGACGGTCGCCCTCCTCGACGAGCTCGGCCCGATCGACGGCCTCATCGTCGCCAGCCCGAGCAACCCCACCGGCACCGTGCTGCCGCCTGGGGAACTCGCCGCCATCACCGGCTGGTGCTCTTCGCACGGGGTGCAGCTGATCAGCGACGAGATCTACCACGGCATCTCCTACGGCGCCGAGCTCGACTGCGCGTGGCAGTACGGCCGCGAGCCGATCGTGCTCGGCAGCTTCTCGAAGTACTTCGCGATGACCGGCTGGCGGCTCGGCTGGATGCTCGCCCCGCAACGCCTGCACCGCGCGATCGACGTCCTGACCGGCAACTTCACCATCTGCCCGCCCGCGGTTTCGCAGTACGCGGCGCTGGCCGCCTTCACGCCCGAGGCGTACGCGGAAGCCGACGCGCACGTCGAGCACTACCGCGCCAACCGCGATCGCCTCTTCGCCGGCCTGCAGCGCATCGGCCTCGACAAGCTCGCCCCCGCCGACGGCGCCTTCTACGCCTACGCCGACGTCAGTGCCTACACCGAAGACAGCCTGAGCTGGTGCCAGCGGCTGCTCGCCGACACCGGGCTCGCCATCACCCCCGGCGTCGACTTCGACCCGGTCGACGGCGGCAAGTACGTCCGGTTCTCCTTCGCCGGCAGCGCCGCGGACATCGACGAAGGAGTCCGGCGCCTGGGGGCCTGGCTGGCCAGGGGGAACCCTGAATAA
- a CDS encoding ESX secretion-associated protein EspG has protein sequence MSLVLSALEFDVLWESFGLPRRHVALDVPSEGATRTERLELAESAWASLSERRLARNRRASGELADLLHLLARPQFGIDVWVWAEREIRGRAVSLRGQAVLAVVDDGEVWLIPATEDGLAEAAVSVAGDLGPGIGQTVSLPYDVVKSADAAAKGDAKGLVTALEDRGTPLFQAQELSGMLLGQEARGQFGAERTSRDGVVHRADRVVAFFDTDAGRYLFQVGRDGDGREWATVTPADNALLATRIRELVAEA, from the coding sequence GTGTCGCTCGTCCTGTCGGCCCTCGAGTTCGACGTGCTCTGGGAGTCCTTCGGGCTGCCCCGGCGGCACGTCGCGCTGGACGTGCCGAGCGAAGGAGCCACCCGCACCGAACGGCTCGAGCTGGCGGAGTCGGCGTGGGCGTCGCTGAGCGAGCGGCGCCTGGCCCGCAACCGGCGGGCGTCGGGCGAGCTGGCCGACCTGCTGCACCTGCTGGCGCGCCCGCAGTTCGGGATCGACGTCTGGGTGTGGGCGGAACGCGAGATCCGCGGCCGCGCGGTCAGCCTGCGCGGCCAGGCGGTGCTGGCCGTGGTGGACGACGGCGAGGTCTGGCTGATCCCCGCCACCGAGGACGGCCTGGCGGAAGCGGCGGTCTCGGTGGCGGGTGACCTGGGCCCGGGCATCGGCCAGACGGTCAGCCTGCCCTACGACGTCGTGAAGTCCGCCGACGCGGCCGCGAAGGGTGACGCGAAGGGGCTGGTCACCGCGCTGGAGGACCGCGGAACACCGCTGTTCCAGGCCCAGGAGCTCTCGGGCATGCTGCTGGGCCAGGAGGCCCGCGGCCAGTTCGGCGCGGAACGCACCTCGCGCGACGGCGTGGTGCACCGGGCGGACCGGGTGGTGGCGTTCTTCGACACGGACGCCGGCCGCTACCTGTTCCAGGTGGGCCGCGACGGCGACGGCCGCGAGTGGGCCACCGTCACCCCGGCGGACAACGCCCTGCTGGCCACGCGAATCCGCGAACTGGTGGCGGAGGCCTGA
- a CDS encoding amino acid permease codes for MDVSDQQTTPDDDAARLHQLGYAQELKRTMSAFSNFAVSFTIISILSGCLTLYGTGMKTGGPAAMIWGWVLVGFFVILVGLGMAEVCSSYPTAGGLYYWAAKLAPRNGAAWSWFTGWFNLVGQIAVTAGIDFGAALFLNAFLDLQWGFAATPGHTILLLAIILVVHGLLNTFGVRLVAILNNVSVWWHLIGVLVIVGVLTFVPAKHQDASFVFGEFVNKTGWSSPIYVFALGLLLAQYTLTGYDASAHMTEETKNAAKAGPRGIVTSILVSLVAGWILLIGLTFAIQDYDGAVDSGTGVPPAQIFIDATGVTTGKFLLLICIGAQLFCGMSSVTANSRMIYAFARDGAIPGSSFWHRINKRTQTPTNAVWLAAIGALILALPYLWSATAYYAVTSIAVVGLYVAYVIPVFLRVRRGDSFEPGPWHLGKWGKPIGIVASIWVAFIFVLFMLPPASPVTVDSFNYTPIAFLVVLGGAGLWWVVSARKWFTGPKVQGSEAELAAVEQELKELG; via the coding sequence ATGGATGTTTCCGACCAGCAGACCACCCCCGACGACGACGCCGCCCGGCTGCACCAGCTGGGATACGCCCAAGAACTCAAACGGACGATGTCGGCGTTCTCGAACTTCGCCGTCTCCTTCACGATCATCTCGATCCTCTCCGGCTGCCTCACGCTCTACGGCACCGGCATGAAGACCGGTGGGCCGGCCGCGATGATCTGGGGCTGGGTCCTGGTCGGCTTCTTCGTGATCCTCGTCGGCCTCGGCATGGCGGAGGTGTGCTCCAGCTACCCGACCGCGGGTGGGTTGTACTACTGGGCGGCGAAACTGGCCCCGCGCAACGGCGCGGCCTGGTCGTGGTTCACCGGCTGGTTCAACCTGGTCGGCCAGATCGCCGTCACGGCGGGCATCGACTTCGGCGCCGCGCTGTTCCTCAACGCGTTCCTCGATCTGCAATGGGGCTTCGCGGCCACGCCCGGGCACACGATCCTGCTCCTGGCGATCATCCTCGTGGTGCACGGCCTGCTGAACACCTTCGGCGTCCGGCTGGTCGCGATCCTCAACAACGTCAGCGTGTGGTGGCACCTCATCGGGGTGCTGGTCATCGTGGGCGTGCTGACCTTCGTGCCCGCCAAGCACCAGGACGCCTCCTTCGTCTTCGGGGAGTTCGTCAACAAGACCGGCTGGAGCTCGCCGATCTACGTGTTCGCGCTGGGCCTCCTGCTCGCGCAGTACACGCTGACCGGGTACGACGCTTCGGCGCACATGACCGAGGAGACGAAGAACGCCGCCAAGGCCGGGCCGCGCGGCATCGTCACCTCGATCCTCGTCTCCCTGGTCGCCGGCTGGATCCTGCTGATCGGCCTGACCTTCGCGATCCAGGACTACGACGGCGCGGTCGACTCCGGGACCGGGGTGCCGCCCGCTCAGATCTTCATCGACGCCACCGGGGTCACCACCGGCAAGTTCCTCCTGCTCATCTGCATCGGCGCACAGCTGTTCTGCGGGATGTCGTCCGTGACGGCGAACTCGCGGATGATCTACGCCTTCGCCCGTGACGGCGCGATCCCGGGCTCGAGCTTCTGGCACCGGATCAACAAGCGCACCCAGACGCCGACCAACGCCGTCTGGCTCGCCGCCATCGGCGCCTTGATCCTCGCCCTGCCGTACTTGTGGAGCGCGACGGCGTACTACGCGGTCACCTCCATCGCGGTCGTGGGTCTCTACGTGGCCTACGTGATTCCCGTGTTCCTGCGGGTCCGGCGAGGCGACTCGTTCGAACCGGGCCCGTGGCACCTCGGCAAGTGGGGGAAGCCGATCGGCATCGTCGCGTCGATCTGGGTCGCGTTCATCTTCGTGCTGTTCATGCTTCCCCCGGCGTCGCCGGTGACCGTGGACTCGTTCAACTACACGCCGATCGCCTTCCTCGTGGTGCTGGGCGGGGCCGGCCTGTGGTGGGTGGTTTCGGCCCGAAAGTGGTTCACCGGGCCGAAGGTCCAGGGTTCCGAGGCGGAACTGGCCGCAGTGGAACAGGAACTGAAGGAGCTGGGCTGA
- a CDS encoding OmpA family protein translates to MSVAGCALPAKAVDPTGGDRVLIVVSGTANERRPILTDPARKILLAAANSGNVSSQGSGQSSVALVAAADGADSRQVVLTPRRADGSLEHGLQRPALIERNVQLVADTVAAMTAARPGLDLLGGIDAAVRGVPPGRLIVVSSGLSTAGAFDLRQVGWDAEPEAVASQLAGKNALPHLENWHVLFTGLGSVAGGQPPLPGPAHDKLLQYWQAICARAQAGRCDFDDKRVAAEPPRTTVATPVVPVPGVTSVVGPAGRISTTVSDSALGFTGDSAVLSPGALDLLRTLAGSITAALAGRPGAVVTVRGYAADPPGSTAAGRQALADLRAQVVSDALRQAGVRQRVDAAGVGTQPDRTAMAGGRFDEAAAAAMRRVEIAY, encoded by the coding sequence GTGTCAGTTGCCGGGTGTGCCCTCCCCGCGAAGGCAGTCGACCCCACCGGCGGAGATCGCGTCCTCATCGTCGTCAGCGGCACCGCGAACGAGCGCCGGCCCATCCTCACCGACCCGGCCCGCAAGATCCTCCTCGCCGCCGCGAACAGCGGAAATGTCTCGTCGCAGGGCTCCGGCCAGAGCAGTGTCGCGCTCGTCGCGGCCGCCGACGGTGCCGACTCGCGCCAGGTCGTCCTGACGCCGAGACGAGCCGACGGATCGCTGGAGCACGGGTTGCAACGACCGGCCCTGATCGAGCGCAACGTCCAGCTCGTCGCCGACACGGTCGCCGCCATGACCGCCGCCCGGCCCGGGCTCGATCTGCTCGGCGGCATCGATGCCGCCGTCCGCGGGGTCCCTCCCGGCCGGCTGATCGTGGTGAGCAGCGGGCTGAGCACGGCGGGGGCCTTCGACCTGCGGCAGGTCGGCTGGGACGCCGAGCCGGAGGCGGTTGCCAGCCAGCTGGCCGGCAAGAACGCCCTGCCGCACCTGGAAAACTGGCACGTGCTGTTCACCGGGCTCGGCAGTGTCGCCGGCGGGCAGCCACCCCTGCCCGGCCCCGCCCACGACAAACTCCTGCAGTACTGGCAGGCGATCTGCGCGCGGGCGCAGGCCGGCCGCTGCGACTTCGACGACAAGCGCGTCGCTGCCGAGCCGCCACGCACCACGGTCGCCACGCCGGTCGTGCCCGTGCCCGGGGTGACGTCGGTGGTCGGGCCCGCGGGCCGGATCAGCACCACCGTCTCCGACAGCGCGCTCGGGTTCACGGGCGACTCCGCGGTGCTGTCACCCGGCGCCCTGGACCTGCTGCGGACTCTCGCCGGGAGCATCACCGCCGCGCTGGCGGGCCGGCCCGGTGCGGTGGTGACCGTCCGGGGCTACGCCGCCGATCCGCCGGGGTCGACCGCGGCCGGCCGCCAGGCCCTCGCCGACCTGCGCGCCCAAGTCGTGTCCGACGCGCTTCGCCAGGCCGGGGTGCGTCAGCGGGTCGACGCGGCCGGGGTCGGCACTCAGCCCGACCGGACGGCGATGGCCGGCGGCCGGTTCGACGAAGCCGCGGCAGCCGCGATGCGGCGGGTGGAGATCGCTTACTAG
- a CDS encoding DUF3558 domain-containing protein, with protein sequence MLATAALAGCSAGTEGTPYPVETAATAASQSAKAAQLPQRPADLSLQGVDLCSIFPQVQLDALKITSLPRAAPEQDGPTCVFDADGAEPVHSYHVRAVPADLDQWITGARKKNSMTTEPKTIGGYPALTNYRAAGDPADCETLVGVAKGHTLAVQTFAITRGKLTQPQLCDMSAHAADVALQTLKARN encoded by the coding sequence GTGCTCGCGACGGCGGCGCTCGCCGGCTGTTCCGCGGGCACCGAAGGCACGCCGTACCCGGTCGAGACGGCCGCCACGGCCGCGTCGCAGAGCGCCAAGGCCGCCCAGCTGCCGCAGCGGCCGGCCGACCTGTCGTTGCAGGGCGTCGATCTGTGCTCGATCTTCCCCCAGGTGCAGCTCGACGCGCTGAAGATCACCAGCCTCCCGCGCGCGGCTCCGGAGCAGGACGGCCCGACCTGCGTGTTCGACGCCGACGGCGCCGAGCCGGTGCACTCCTACCACGTGCGTGCGGTGCCGGCGGACCTCGACCAGTGGATCACCGGGGCGCGCAAGAAGAACAGCATGACCACCGAGCCGAAAACCATCGGTGGGTATCCGGCGCTGACGAACTACCGCGCGGCCGGCGACCCGGCCGATTGCGAGACGCTCGTCGGCGTCGCGAAGGGGCATACGCTGGCCGTCCAGACCTTCGCCATCACCCGCGGCAAGCTCACGCAGCCGCAGCTGTGCGACATGTCGGCGCACGCCGCCGACGTGGCGCTGCAGACCCTGAAAGCACGCAACTAG
- the purD gene encoding phosphoribosylamine--glycine ligase, producing MRVLVIGSGAREHALVLAASGDPTVTALACAPGNAGTAAVAEQLGVEAADPEAVAGLAKSWQADLVVVGPEVPLVAGVADAVRKAGIACFGPSAAAARIEGSKAFAKDVMSAANVPTARCEVVDNPARLDAALSRFGPTWVVKDDGLAAGKGVVVTTDYDVARKHAIMLLDGGHPVLLESFLDGPEASLFCFVDGNTVVPLLPAQDFKRVGDDDAGPNTGGMGAYAPLPWAPENLVDELVETVVQPVADELVNRGAPFSGLLYAGLALTSDGPQVIEFNCRFGDPETQVVLALLRTPIAGLMHATATGKLAEHPPLEWAAGAAVTVVIAADGYPGKPHTGDVITGAELEGVLHAGTRRRDDGAVVSSGGRVLSVVGTGKTLKSARKHAYETVEKVHLAGSHHRTDIALKAANGEVGAPAAKQRA from the coding sequence GTGCGCGTACTGGTAATCGGCTCCGGCGCCCGAGAGCATGCACTCGTCCTCGCGGCCTCCGGTGACCCCACCGTCACGGCCCTGGCCTGCGCGCCCGGCAACGCCGGGACCGCCGCGGTCGCCGAACAGCTCGGCGTCGAAGCCGCCGATCCGGAAGCGGTCGCCGGGCTCGCGAAGAGCTGGCAGGCCGACCTCGTCGTGGTCGGGCCGGAGGTGCCGCTCGTCGCCGGCGTCGCCGACGCCGTGCGCAAGGCCGGCATCGCCTGCTTCGGCCCCTCGGCCGCCGCCGCCCGGATCGAAGGGTCGAAGGCCTTCGCCAAGGACGTCATGTCCGCCGCGAACGTGCCGACCGCGCGCTGCGAGGTCGTCGACAACCCGGCCCGCCTCGACGCCGCGCTCTCCCGCTTCGGCCCCACCTGGGTCGTCAAGGACGACGGGCTGGCCGCCGGCAAGGGCGTGGTCGTCACCACCGACTACGACGTCGCGCGCAAGCACGCCATCATGCTGCTCGACGGCGGGCACCCGGTCCTGCTCGAGTCCTTTTTGGACGGCCCGGAGGCGTCGCTGTTCTGCTTCGTCGACGGCAACACCGTCGTCCCGCTGCTGCCCGCGCAGGACTTCAAGCGCGTCGGCGACGACGACGCCGGGCCCAACACCGGCGGTATGGGGGCCTACGCACCGCTGCCCTGGGCGCCCGAGAACCTGGTCGACGAGCTGGTCGAGACCGTCGTCCAGCCGGTTGCCGACGAGCTGGTGAACCGCGGTGCGCCGTTCTCCGGCCTGCTCTACGCCGGTCTCGCGCTGACCTCCGACGGCCCGCAGGTCATCGAGTTCAACTGCCGCTTCGGCGACCCGGAGACGCAGGTCGTGCTGGCCCTGCTGCGCACCCCGATCGCCGGGCTGATGCACGCCACCGCCACCGGCAAGCTCGCCGAGCACCCGCCGCTGGAGTGGGCGGCCGGCGCCGCGGTCACCGTCGTGATCGCCGCCGACGGCTACCCGGGCAAGCCGCACACCGGCGACGTCATCACCGGGGCCGAGCTGGAAGGCGTCCTGCACGCCGGCACCCGCCGCCGGGACGACGGCGCCGTCGTCTCCTCCGGCGGCCGCGTGCTGTCGGTGGTCGGCACCGGCAAGACGCTCAAGTCGGCGCGCAAGCACGCGTACGAGACGGTCGAGAAGGTGCACCTCGCGGGCTCCCACCACCGCACGGACATCGCGCTGAAGGCGGCGAACGGCGAGGTCGGCGCCCCGGCGGCGAAACAGCGCGCCTGA